In one Trichlorobacter lovleyi SZ genomic region, the following are encoded:
- a CDS encoding CvpA family protein codes for MSLLDIAILAVLALGALRGLLRGLIKEAAALTALLLGGWLAFRYHEKAAVLLHGMLPPVAARMVAFILLLILVGLAAHLLGNLLTGLVRLALLGWVNRLGGMVLGCLEGALVLGMFFYAVVAVPFSFPFKETVQKHPFAHPLASFGGSTLDRAKTLRQQSP; via the coding sequence ATGAGCCTGCTCGACATCGCCATCCTGGCCGTGCTGGCACTTGGCGCCCTGCGAGGGCTGCTGCGCGGCCTGATCAAAGAAGCGGCAGCCCTGACCGCCCTGCTGCTGGGTGGCTGGCTGGCTTTCCGCTATCACGAAAAGGCGGCCGTACTGCTGCATGGCATGCTGCCGCCGGTGGCAGCCCGGATGGTCGCATTTATACTCCTGCTGATTCTGGTAGGGCTGGCTGCTCACCTGCTGGGAAATCTCTTGACCGGCCTGGTCAGGCTGGCCCTGCTGGGCTGGGTAAACCGCCTTGGCGGTATGGTGCTGGGCTGCCTCGAAGGGGCATTGGTGCTGGGAATGTTTTTTTACGCTGTTGTTGCCGTACCTTTTTCCTTCCCGTTCAAGGAAACCGTTCAAAAACATCCCTTTGCCCATCCGCTGGCAAGCTTTGGCGGCTCAACGCTTGATCGGGCCAAGACGCTACGGCAGCAGTCACCATGA
- the rpsU gene encoding 30S ribosomal protein S21: MPGVRIRENEPFDLALKKFKKQCEKAGILSEVRKREHYEKPSIKRKKKAIAARKRALKKQRKMMD; the protein is encoded by the coding sequence ATGCCAGGAGTACGAATTCGGGAAAACGAGCCATTTGATCTCGCTCTGAAGAAGTTCAAGAAGCAGTGCGAAAAGGCGGGGATCCTCTCTGAGGTCCGCAAGCGTGAGCACTATGAAAAGCCCAGCATCAAGCGCAAGAAGAAGGCGATTGCAGCACGCAAGCGCGCCCTGAAGAAACAGCGCAAGATGATGGACTAA
- a CDS encoding phosphoribosyl-ATP diphosphatase: MNSNQHILDELYQVILSRKGASPDSSYTASLLHKGVDKILKKVGEEATEVVIAGKGGTDTELIYETADLLYHGLVLLAARDIPADAVWSELQRRFGTSGIVEKAARKE; encoded by the coding sequence ATGAACAGCAACCAGCATATTCTGGATGAGTTGTATCAGGTGATTCTCTCCCGCAAGGGGGCCTCGCCGGACAGTTCCTATACCGCCTCCCTGCTGCACAAAGGGGTGGACAAGATCCTCAAGAAGGTCGGAGAAGAAGCTACTGAAGTGGTGATTGCCGGTAAAGGTGGGACAGACACCGAGCTGATCTACGAAACCGCCGACCTGCTCTATCACGGCCTGGTGCTGCTGGCAGCCCGTGATATTCCGGCCGATGCCGTCTGGTCTGAACTGCAACGTCGCTTTGGTACCTCGGGCATAGTTGAAAAAGCCGCCCGGAAGGAATAG
- the hisF gene encoding imidazole glycerol phosphate synthase subunit HisF, whose translation MLTRRIIPCLDVTGGRVVKGVQFLELRDAGDPVEIAEAYDLQGADELTFLDITASSDGRDTMVDVVRHTAERVFMPLTVGGGIRVVEDIRRMLNAGADKVSINTAAVSRPEFVNEAAERFGSQCTVVAIDARQVPGEQRWEVYTHGGRKPTGIDAVEWAVRMESYGAGEILLTSMDRDGTKDGYDLALTRAVVDAVSIPVIASGGVGNLEHLYDGFTTAGASACLAASIFHFRQHTVQEAKQYLQGRGVPIRMV comes from the coding sequence ATGCTGACCCGCCGTATCATTCCCTGTCTGGATGTGACCGGCGGCCGGGTGGTCAAGGGGGTCCAGTTTCTTGAGCTGCGTGATGCCGGTGATCCGGTGGAAATCGCCGAGGCCTATGACCTGCAAGGGGCCGATGAGCTGACCTTTCTGGATATCACCGCATCCAGCGATGGGCGCGACACCATGGTGGATGTGGTACGCCATACCGCAGAGCGGGTCTTTATGCCGCTGACCGTGGGCGGCGGTATCAGGGTGGTGGAGGATATCCGCCGGATGCTGAACGCCGGAGCAGACAAAGTTTCGATCAACACCGCTGCGGTCAGCCGGCCTGAGTTTGTGAATGAGGCTGCCGAGCGGTTCGGTTCCCAGTGTACCGTCGTGGCCATTGATGCCCGCCAGGTACCGGGTGAGCAGCGCTGGGAGGTCTACACCCACGGCGGCCGCAAACCGACCGGAATCGATGCCGTTGAATGGGCAGTCAGGATGGAGTCTTACGGTGCCGGTGAGATCCTGCTGACCAGTATGGACCGTGACGGCACCAAGGACGGCTATGACCTGGCCCTGACCCGTGCCGTGGTCGATGCCGTTTCAATACCGGTGATCGCCTCAGGCGGGGTCGGCAACCTTGAACATCTCTATGACGGCTTCACCACTGCCGGGGCCTCAGCCTGCCTGGCAGCCTCAATCTTCCACTTCCGGCAGCATACGGTACAGGAAGCCAAGCAGTATCTCCAAGGACGGGGCGTCCCGATCAGGATGGTTTAA
- the hisA gene encoding 1-(5-phosphoribosyl)-5-[(5-phosphoribosylamino)methylideneamino]imidazole-4-carboxamide isomerase, which translates to MIVIPAIDLKEGNCVRLEQGEMNRDTVFSDNPAEQALKWQEAGAELLHLVDLDGAFAGIPKNKAAIEAIIKAITIPAQLGGGIRDIATIEAYLSLGLSRVIIGTAAQRNPELVIEACQKFPGRIVVGIDAKNGMVAVQGWAELTDISAVDLAKKFEDCGVAAIIYTDISRDGMMGGPNLEATRALAEAISIPVIASGGVSSLKDIENLMAIEASGVTGAITGKAIYTGAINLREAIDLTKRGCQC; encoded by the coding sequence ATGATCGTCATACCTGCCATAGACCTGAAAGAAGGTAACTGCGTCCGCCTGGAACAAGGCGAGATGAACCGCGACACCGTATTCTCCGACAATCCTGCCGAGCAGGCCCTGAAGTGGCAGGAGGCCGGCGCAGAACTGCTGCACCTGGTGGATCTGGACGGTGCCTTTGCCGGCATCCCCAAAAACAAGGCTGCCATTGAGGCAATTATCAAGGCGATCACCATTCCTGCCCAACTGGGTGGCGGCATCCGTGATATCGCCACCATTGAGGCCTACCTGTCACTGGGGCTTTCCCGGGTGATCATCGGCACCGCTGCCCAGCGCAACCCGGAACTGGTGATCGAGGCCTGCCAGAAGTTTCCCGGCCGGATTGTAGTCGGCATTGATGCCAAGAACGGCATGGTGGCGGTGCAGGGCTGGGCTGAACTGACTGACATCAGCGCGGTTGATCTGGCAAAGAAGTTTGAAGATTGTGGTGTTGCCGCCATCATCTACACCGACATCAGCCGGGACGGCATGATGGGTGGCCCCAACCTTGAGGCGACCAGGGCGCTGGCAGAGGCGATCTCAATCCCGGTGATCGCTTCCGGCGGTGTCTCTTCACTGAAGGATATCGAAAACCTGATGGCCATTGAAGCCAGCGGTGTAACCGGCGCCATTACCGGCAAGGCGATCTACACCGGCGCCATCAACCTGCGTGAGGCGATTGACCTGACCAAGCGGGGCTGCCAATGCTGA
- the hisH gene encoding imidazole glycerol phosphate synthase subunit HisH yields the protein MIAIIDYGMGNLRSVQKGFERIGFAAEVTADPARILAAEKIVLPGVGAFRDCIHNLEQGRFVEPILQVIAEGRPFLGICLGLQLLFSESEEFGLHKGLGVIPGRVVRFPEGMKEQGEKLPVPHMGWNQITLKAETPLFNGISDGSNVYFVHSYYVRPDDPSVVAATCSYGLEFCAAIRKDNVMATQFHPEKSQGIGLQMLKNFAELH from the coding sequence ATGATCGCAATCATTGACTACGGCATGGGCAACCTGCGCTCGGTTCAAAAAGGCTTTGAGCGGATAGGTTTTGCGGCGGAAGTAACCGCTGATCCGGCACGCATCCTTGCAGCAGAAAAAATCGTACTGCCGGGGGTAGGCGCCTTCCGGGATTGTATCCACAATCTGGAGCAGGGTAGGTTTGTTGAGCCGATCCTGCAGGTGATTGCCGAAGGGCGGCCTTTTCTGGGGATCTGCCTCGGGCTGCAGCTGCTTTTTAGCGAAAGCGAAGAGTTCGGCCTGCACAAGGGGCTGGGAGTCATCCCCGGACGGGTGGTCCGTTTCCCGGAGGGAATGAAGGAACAGGGGGAAAAGCTGCCGGTACCTCACATGGGCTGGAATCAGATCACCCTGAAGGCAGAGACACCGTTGTTTAACGGCATTAGCGACGGCAGTAACGTCTATTTCGTACACTCCTACTACGTCAGGCCCGATGACCCGTCTGTCGTAGCAGCCACCTGCAGCTACGGCCTGGAATTCTGCGCCGCCATCCGCAAGGACAATGTCATGGCCACCCAGTTTCACCCTGAAAAATCGCAGGGAATCGGCCTGCAGATGCTGAAAAACTTTGCCGAACTGCACTGA
- a CDS encoding bacteriohemerythrin, with translation MSFTGRIVLGNAIVVVIAVLALTLLNRTGSPLNAVILGLVLLGGSSLVLWLLCRKAFEPLMTVTTALEKAAAGDLSVRVEVDGVGEIHRLGTAFNTMMHDMNKAMRQFFSVADLVRDSVQLVQNTTNAMVNAAEEVALQSSTIATASEEMSATSADIARNCLYAAENSQKATEQTTSGAQIVRSSADVMENIAQRVMQSSETVQGLGQRSDQIGAIVGTIEDIADQTNLLALNAAIEAARAGEMGRGFAVVADEVRALAERTTRATKEIASMIKTIQSETQSAVGSMYEGVEQVKRGTEGTTRSGEALEDILNMINELAMQISQVATAAEEQTATTSEITHNIQLITEVVNRNVENARSTTDATTKLVQQVDDLHQLVGHFKLANALVWDDSFATGVHRYDEQHKVLFRMVNDLHDAMQQKRTKEAIGEILRGLADYTVNHFADEEKVFAQTRYPDEANHKLLHKALVDQVVALIGKFQSGETVLSQDVITFLQKWLIDHIKGQDKKYGPHLTKNGIK, from the coding sequence ATGTCATTCACCGGTCGCATAGTCTTGGGTAACGCCATTGTTGTTGTCATTGCCGTACTTGCTCTCACACTTTTGAACCGCACCGGTAGTCCGCTCAATGCCGTCATCCTGGGCCTGGTTCTGCTCGGCGGCTCATCGCTGGTCCTTTGGCTGCTCTGCCGCAAGGCTTTCGAGCCGTTGATGACGGTTACAACAGCCCTGGAGAAGGCGGCAGCCGGCGACCTGTCGGTGCGTGTCGAGGTGGACGGGGTCGGCGAGATCCATCGTCTGGGAACCGCCTTCAACACCATGATGCATGACATGAACAAGGCCATGCGGCAGTTTTTCTCGGTGGCCGATCTGGTCAGGGACTCTGTGCAGCTGGTACAGAACACCACCAATGCCATGGTCAATGCAGCTGAAGAGGTTGCCCTGCAGTCAAGCACCATTGCAACGGCCAGTGAAGAGATGTCGGCCACCTCAGCGGATATTGCCCGCAACTGTCTGTACGCCGCCGAGAATTCCCAGAAGGCAACCGAACAGACCACCAGCGGTGCGCAGATTGTTCGCAGCAGCGCCGATGTCATGGAAAACATTGCCCAGCGGGTGATGCAGTCATCGGAAACCGTACAGGGTCTGGGACAGCGTTCCGATCAGATCGGCGCCATTGTCGGAACGATTGAGGATATTGCCGACCAGACCAACCTGCTGGCCCTGAACGCCGCCATTGAGGCGGCCCGGGCCGGTGAAATGGGACGGGGCTTCGCCGTGGTGGCCGATGAGGTGCGGGCTCTGGCAGAGCGGACCACCCGGGCCACCAAAGAGATCGCTAGCATGATCAAGACCATTCAGTCCGAAACCCAATCGGCTGTCGGTTCCATGTACGAGGGTGTTGAGCAGGTAAAACGGGGTACGGAGGGAACCACCCGCTCCGGCGAGGCCCTGGAAGATATCCTGAACATGATCAACGAACTGGCCATGCAGATCAGCCAGGTGGCAACCGCCGCAGAAGAGCAGACCGCCACCACCAGCGAGATCACCCACAACATCCAGCTGATTACCGAGGTGGTCAACCGTAACGTGGAAAATGCCCGCAGCACCACCGACGCAACCACCAAGCTGGTCCAGCAGGTTGATGATCTGCACCAGCTGGTAGGTCACTTCAAGCTGGCCAATGCCCTGGTCTGGGATGACAGTTTTGCCACCGGTGTCCACCGCTATGATGAGCAGCACAAAGTGTTGTTCCGAATGGTCAACGACCTGCATGACGCCATGCAACAGAAGCGGACCAAAGAGGCGATTGGTGAAATCCTGCGCGGCCTGGCCGACTACACGGTCAATCACTTTGCCGACGAGGAAAAGGTCTTCGCCCAGACCCGTTATCCGGACGAGGCCAACCACAAGCTGCTGCACAAGGCCCTGGTAGATCAGGTCGTCGCATTGATCGGCAAATTCCAGAGCGGTGAAACCGTACTCTCGCAGGACGTGATCACCTTCCTGCAGAAGTGGCTGATCGACCACATCAAGGGGCAGGACAAGAAATACGGTCCACACCTGACCAAGAATGGTATCAAATGA
- the glyS gene encoding glycine--tRNA ligase subunit beta: MSKELLLEIGAEEIPAGFVPKALASLEEMIRKELETARLCFDAIVTMGTPRRLTLHIKGLPVIQPDAELTAMGPSKKAAFDADGKPTKAAEGFARGQGVDVSALQVISTDKGEYLAVTRQETGRPTHELLAEILPRLVAGIPFKKSMRWADLDIRFARPVHWIVALFDGIVVPFSFGPIQSGNISRGHRFMANSTFPVRDFAHYLDECERHFVIVDQERRKETIRKETHRVAKTTGGHLLPDESLLEEVTYLVEYPSAIIGSIPAEFLVVPKEVLITSMRSHQRYFSVVDENGKLLPYFITIPNTLAEDPAVVVRGNERVLRARLSDARFFFDEDRKLRLESRVESLKSVVYQQKLGTSYEKMERFRALAEQLAEQLNPAAKQQAARTAFLCKADLVSGMVGEFPEVQGIMGREYALHDGEETAVANAIAEHYLPTQAGGDLPASDIGAFVSLADKLDTLCGCFGVGLIPTGAADPYALRRATIGMISIILDKGYSLSLSGLIDKSLELLAAKLTRPRDEVRHDVLEFFRGRFVNLQGNAYPADVVEAAMAAGFDDLADCAERIRALDTFRQRDDFQPLTVAFKRVCNIIKEGIDAPVAPALFQDEAEHTLYRVLQETKLSASDKIQQQQYLEALTDIAGLKWAVDAFFDAVMVMAEDSAVRNNRLALLTTINRLFSRIADFGRLAG; encoded by the coding sequence TCCCGGCCGGATTCGTACCCAAGGCGCTTGCATCCCTTGAAGAGATGATCCGCAAAGAGCTTGAGACTGCCCGGCTCTGTTTTGATGCCATCGTGACCATGGGAACCCCGCGCCGCCTGACGCTGCATATCAAAGGACTGCCAGTCATCCAGCCCGATGCTGAACTGACCGCCATGGGGCCGTCAAAGAAGGCAGCATTTGATGCCGACGGCAAACCGACCAAGGCTGCTGAAGGGTTTGCCCGTGGCCAGGGGGTGGACGTCTCTGCCCTGCAGGTTATCAGCACTGACAAAGGCGAATATCTGGCGGTTACCAGACAGGAAACCGGACGCCCGACCCATGAGCTGCTGGCCGAGATTCTACCCAGGCTGGTGGCCGGTATCCCGTTCAAGAAATCAATGCGCTGGGCAGATCTGGATATCCGCTTCGCCCGTCCGGTACACTGGATTGTGGCCCTGTTCGACGGCATCGTGGTGCCGTTCAGTTTTGGTCCGATCCAGAGCGGCAACATCTCCCGCGGCCACCGTTTCATGGCCAACAGTACCTTTCCGGTGCGGGACTTTGCCCACTACCTGGATGAGTGCGAACGTCATTTCGTCATCGTTGATCAGGAACGTCGCAAAGAGACCATCCGTAAGGAGACCCACCGGGTTGCCAAGACCACCGGTGGACATCTGCTGCCGGATGAGTCGTTGCTGGAAGAGGTCACCTACCTGGTGGAGTACCCCAGCGCCATTATCGGCAGCATCCCGGCCGAATTCCTGGTGGTGCCCAAAGAGGTGCTGATCACCTCCATGCGTTCCCACCAGCGCTACTTCTCGGTGGTGGATGAAAACGGCAAGCTGCTGCCCTACTTCATTACCATCCCCAACACCCTGGCCGAAGATCCGGCGGTGGTGGTCAGGGGCAATGAACGCGTTTTGCGGGCCCGCCTGTCCGATGCCCGTTTCTTCTTTGACGAAGACCGCAAGCTGCGGCTTGAAAGCCGGGTCGAGTCGCTCAAAAGTGTCGTCTACCAGCAGAAACTGGGCACCTCCTATGAGAAGATGGAGCGTTTCCGGGCATTGGCTGAACAGCTGGCTGAGCAGCTCAACCCTGCTGCCAAACAACAGGCCGCACGGACAGCCTTCCTCTGCAAGGCCGATCTGGTCTCCGGCATGGTGGGCGAATTCCCCGAGGTGCAGGGGATTATGGGACGCGAGTACGCCCTGCATGATGGTGAAGAGACGGCCGTGGCCAATGCGATTGCCGAGCATTACCTGCCCACCCAGGCCGGTGGTGACCTGCCCGCTTCGGATATCGGCGCTTTTGTCTCGCTGGCTGACAAACTGGATACCCTCTGCGGCTGCTTTGGTGTCGGGCTGATACCGACCGGTGCTGCCGACCCCTATGCCCTGCGCCGTGCCACCATCGGCATGATCAGCATCATTCTGGACAAGGGCTACAGCCTGTCATTATCCGGACTGATCGACAAATCACTTGAGTTGCTGGCCGCAAAACTGACCCGTCCCCGTGACGAGGTCCGTCACGATGTGCTGGAGTTTTTCCGGGGCCGTTTTGTCAACCTGCAGGGTAATGCCTATCCGGCCGACGTGGTTGAGGCGGCAATGGCTGCCGGGTTTGATGATCTGGCCGACTGCGCCGAACGGATCCGCGCCCTGGACACCTTCCGCCAGCGGGATGATTTCCAGCCGCTGACCGTGGCCTTCAAACGGGTCTGCAACATCATCAAGGAGGGGATCGATGCCCCGGTTGCCCCGGCCCTGTTTCAGGATGAAGCGGAGCACACCCTTTACCGGGTGCTGCAGGAAACCAAGCTCTCCGCCTCAGACAAGATTCAGCAGCAGCAGTACCTGGAGGCACTGACCGACATAGCCGGTCTGAAATGGGCGGTGGATGCCTTCTTCGATGCAGTCATGGTCATGGCGGAGGATAGTGCCGTCCGCAACAACCGTCTGGCACTTTTGACCACCATCAACCGACTTTTCAGCAGGATTGCAGACTTTGGCAGATTGGCTGGCTAA